A single region of the bacterium genome encodes:
- a CDS encoding DUF1189 family protein: MKIIENIKSSIYNSAYYSEILNKPFSYSLKYFLSLICLIALVSTIIFTFSTLPKINKVFDEIGSNVLNYYPEELEITVKNGIISTNVSEPYFIKAPAEFKNDSKRSDNKTIKDEIDNLLVIDTQSPLNLDAFKDYKTFVLISRDSIAYRDSNEAIKIQFLNQEFNGVITKTKISSALNKIMPYLKVIPLVLVPLVFVGSILGATIKYLIYLIFGALVIWIMAKAMKRNLRFGKSYQIGIHAITLGVILEATVFRFYPNLEFPLFFTLLMFAIVWINLKFLPSVSIPIPTLKKD; encoded by the coding sequence ATGAAAATAATAGAGAATATCAAATCCAGTATTTACAACTCCGCCTATTACAGCGAAATTTTGAATAAGCCGTTTTCTTATTCACTAAAATATTTTTTATCCTTGATATGCTTGATCGCCTTGGTTTCCACTATTATTTTTACTTTTTCAACATTGCCGAAAATCAATAAAGTCTTCGACGAGATCGGTTCCAATGTTTTAAATTATTATCCTGAAGAATTGGAAATAACCGTAAAAAATGGAATAATTTCAACTAATGTTTCGGAGCCGTACTTTATAAAAGCGCCGGCCGAGTTTAAAAATGACAGCAAAAGATCGGACAATAAAACAATAAAAGATGAAATTGATAATTTATTGGTTATTGATACCCAGTCGCCTTTGAACCTGGACGCGTTTAAAGATTATAAAACCTTTGTTCTTATAAGCCGCGACAGTATTGCTTATCGCGACTCGAACGAAGCTATTAAGATCCAATTTTTAAATCAAGAGTTCAATGGAGTTATTACCAAAACGAAAATTTCCTCGGCGCTGAACAAAATTATGCCATATTTAAAAGTTATACCGCTTGTTTTGGTGCCGCTGGTTTTTGTCGGATCAATTTTAGGCGCTACTATTAAATATCTTATTTATTTGATCTTTGGCGCGCTTGTTATCTGGATTATGGCTAAAGCGATGAAAAGGAATTTGAGATTTGGTAAAAGCTATCAGATCGGTATTCACGCGATAACGCTCGGAGTGATCTTGGAAGCGACAGTTTTCCGATTTTATCCGAATTTGGAATTTCCTTTATTTTTTACGCTTTTAATGTTTGCGATCGTCTGGATAAATCTTAAATTTTTGCCTAGTGTAAGCATTCCCATACCGACATTGAAAAAAGATTAA
- a CDS encoding M48 family metallopeptidase → MPTLYNQADKNIRNSYLLITAFLIFAIGVGWVFSRAMDSPGILVFAVIFSMIMSISSYWFSDKIVLAMSGAKEIDHDSNRELYHIVENLCITAGLPVPKIYIIDDTAPNAFATGRDPQHAVIAVTTGILQKLEKSELEGVLAHELSHVGNRDILFSTIVVILVGFITLLADMFWRSSLFGGGRRNREGGGAIMIIALVLTILAPIVATLIQLAISRKREFLADASAALLTRHPEGLARALEKISGDTEPLEVANKATAHMYIVNPLKGNGSGRSWFANMFSTHPAVEERIAALRGLEIK, encoded by the coding sequence ATGCCTACTTTATACAATCAAGCTGATAAAAATATACGAAACTCTTATCTGTTAATTACAGCTTTTTTGATATTCGCGATAGGAGTGGGCTGGGTTTTCAGCCGGGCAATGGATAGCCCCGGCATTTTGGTTTTTGCCGTGATATTCAGCATGATAATGAGTATCAGCAGCTATTGGTTTTCCGATAAAATTGTTTTGGCCATGAGCGGGGCCAAAGAAATTGATCACGACAGCAATCGCGAGCTTTATCATATCGTGGAAAATCTTTGCATTACGGCCGGACTTCCTGTGCCGAAAATTTATATTATTGACGACACGGCGCCGAACGCGTTTGCCACCGGCCGCGATCCCCAGCATGCAGTCATCGCGGTAACAACAGGAATTTTGCAGAAACTCGAAAAATCCGAACTGGAAGGAGTATTGGCTCACGAATTAAGCCATGTAGGAAACCGCGATATTTTATTTTCCACGATCGTGGTGATTTTGGTGGGTTTTATTACTTTGCTGGCTGATATGTTTTGGCGATCGTCTTTATTCGGAGGCGGGCGCAGAAACAGGGAAGGCGGCGGGGCGATTATGATTATCGCGCTTGTTTTGACAATTTTGGCGCCGATCGTGGCGACTTTGATTCAGTTGGCGATTTCCCGGAAGCGCGAGTTTTTGGCTGATGCCAGTGCCGCGCTTTTGACACGACATCCCGAAGGATTGGCCAGAGCGCTCGAAAAAATCTCCGGCGACACTGAACCGCTGGAAGTGGCGAACAAAGCCACGGCGCATATGTATATCGTGAATCCTCTGAAAGGCAACGGTAGCGGCCGGAGCTGGTTTGCCAATATGTTTTCCACTCATCCGGCCGTAGAGGAGCGAATTGCGGCGCTGAGAGGATTGGAAATAAAATAA